One genomic window of Procambarus clarkii isolate CNS0578487 unplaced genomic scaffold, FALCON_Pclarkii_2.0 HiC_scaffold_723, whole genome shotgun sequence includes the following:
- the LOC123748131 gene encoding MAGE-like protein 2, producing the protein MAASRQARVSRAASRQARVSRSASAKPESAGLPAAKPESAGQPAAKPESAGQPAAKPESAGQPAAKPESAELPATKPESAGLPATKPESAGLPAAKPESAGLPATKPESAGLPAAKPESAGLPAAKPESAGLPATKPESAVLPATKPESAVLPATKPESAGLPAAKPESAVLPATKPESAGLPAAKPESAGLPAAKPESAGLPAAKPESVGLPATKPESAVLPATKPESAGLPAAKPESAGQPAAKPESAGLPATKPESAGLPAAKPESAELPATKPESAGLPATKPESAGLPAAKPESAGLPATKPESAELPAAKPESAGLPAAKPESAGLPATKPESAGLPAAKPESAVLPATKPESAGLPAAKPESAVLPATNPESAGLPAAKPESAGLPAAKPESAGQPAAKPESAGLPAAKPESAGLPAAKPESADQPATNPESAGLPAAKPESAGLPAAKPESAGLPPASITPVPVFLK; encoded by the coding sequence ATGGCTGCCAGCCGCCAAGCCAGAGTCAGCAGGGCTGCCAGCCGCCAAGCCAGAGTCAGCAGGTCAGCCAGTGCCAAGCCAGAGTCAGCAGGGCTGCCAGCCGCCAAACCAGAGTCAGCAGGTCAGCCAGCCGCCAAGCCAGAGTCAGCAGGTCAGCCAGCCGCCAAGCCTGAGTCAGCAGGTCAGCCAGCCGCCAAGCCAGAGTCAGCAGAGCTGCCAGCCACCAAGCCAGAGTCAGCAGGGCTGCCAGCCACCAAGCCGGAGTCAGCAGGGCTGCCAGCCGCCAAGCCAGAGTCAGCAGGGCTGCCAGCCACCAAGCCAGAGTCAGCAGGGCTGCCAGCCGCCAAGCCAGAGTCAGCAGGGCTGCCAGCCGCCAAGCCAGAGTCAGCAGGGCTGCCAGCCACCAAGCCAGAGTCAGCAGTGTTGCCAGCCACCAAGCCAGAGTCAGCAGTGTTGCCAGCCACCAAGCCAGAGTCAGCAGGGCTGCCAGCCGCCAAGCCAGAGTCAGCAGTGTTGCCAGCCACCAAGCCAGAGTCAGCAGGGCTGCCAGCTGCCAAGCCAGAGTCAGCAGGGCTGCCAGCCGCCAAGCCAGAGTCAGCAGGGCTGCCAGCCGCCAAGCCAGAGTCAGTAGGGCTGCCAGCCACCAAGCCAGAGTCAGCAGTGTTGCCAGCCACCAAGCCAGAGTCAGCAGGGCTGCCAGCTGCCAAGCCAGAGTCAGCAGGTCAGCCAGCCGCCAAGCCAGAGTCAGCAGGGCTGCCAGCCACCAAGCCAGAGTCAGCAGGGCTGCCGGCTGCCAAGCCAGAGTCAGCAGAGCTGCCAGCCACCAAGCCAGAGTCAGCAGGGCTGCCAGCCACCAAGCCAGAGTCAGCAGGGCTGCCAGCCGCCAAGCCAGAGTCAGCAGGGCTGCCAGCCACCAAGCCAGAGTCAGCAGAGCTGCCAGCCGCCAAGCCAGAGTCAGCAGGGCTGCCAGCCGCCAAGCCAGAGTCAGCAGGGCTGCCAGCCACCAAGCCAGAGTCAGCAGGGCTGCCAGCCGCCAAGCCAGAGTCAGCAGTGTTGCCAGCCACCAAGCCAGAGTCAGCAGGGCTGCCAGCCGCCAAGCCAGAGTCAGCAGTGTTGCCAGCCACCAATCCAGAGTCAGCAGGGCTGCCAGCCGCCAAGCCAGAGTCAGCAGGGCTGCCAGCCGCCAAGCCAGAGTCAGCAGGTCAGCCAGCCGCCAAGCCAGAGTCAGCAGGGCTGCCAGCCGCCAAGCCAGAGTCAGCAGGGCTGCCAGCCGCCAAGCCAGAGTCAGCAGATCAGCCAGCCACCAATCCAGAGTCAGCAGGGCTGCCAGCCGCCAAGCCAGAGTCAGCAGGGCTGCCAGCCGCCAAGCCAGAGTCAGCAGGGCTGCCACCAGCATCAATTACACCTGTCCCAGTGTTCCTCAAGTAA